A window of the Equus asinus isolate D_3611 breed Donkey chromosome 20, EquAss-T2T_v2, whole genome shotgun sequence genome harbors these coding sequences:
- the CCKBR gene encoding gastrin/cholecystokinin type B receptor yields MELLKLNQSVQGSGPGPGASLCRPGGPLLNSSGTGNLSCEPPRIRGAGTRELELAIRVTLYAVIFLMSVGGNVLIIVVLGLSRRLRTVTNAFLLSLAVSDLLLAVACMPFTLLPNLMGRFIFGTVVCKAVSYLMGVSVSVSTLSLVAIALERYSAICRPLQARVWQTRSHAARVIVATWMLSGLLMVPYPVYTTLQPAGPRVLQCVHRWPSARVRQTWSVLLLLLLFFVPGVVMAVAYGLISRELYLGLRFDGDSDNENQNRLRSQGGPPGGAGPGAAHQNGRCRPELGLAGEDGDGCYVQLPRSRPALELSALTAPTPGPGSGPRPTQAKLLAKKRVVRMLLVIVVLFFLCWLPVYSANTWRAFDGPGAHRALSGAPISFIHLLSYTSACVNPLVYCFMHRRFRQACLDTCARCCPRPPRARPRPLPDEDPPTPSIASLSRLSYTTISTLGPG; encoded by the exons ATGGAGCTGCTAAAGCTGAACCAGAGCGTGCAGGGATCCGGACCCGGGCCGGGGGCTTCCTTGTGCCGCCCAGGGGGCCCCCTCCTCAACAGCAGCGGTACTGGCAACCTCAGCTGCGAGCCCCCTCGCATCCGCGGAGCCGGGACACGAG AATTGGAGCTGGCCATTAGGGTCACCCTTTACGCAGTGATTTTTCTGATGAGTGTTGGAGGAAATGTGCTTATCATCGTCGTCCTGGGACTGAGCCGCCGCCTGAGGACAGTCACCAACGCCTTCCTGCTATCATTGGCAGTCAGCGACCTCTTGCTGGCTGTGGCCTGCATGCCCTTCACCCTCCTGCCGAATCTCATGGGTAGATTCATCTTTGGCACAGTCGTCTGCAAGGCAGTTTCCTATCTCATGG GGGTATCTGTGAGTGTGTCCACGCTAAGCCTCGTGGCCATCGCCCTGGAGCGGTACAGCGCCATCTGCCGACCACTGCAGGCGCGCGTGTGGCAGACGCGCTCCCACGCAGCTCGTGTGATTGTAGCCACGTGGATGCTGTCCGGACTGCTCATGGTGCCCTACCCCGTGTACACTACCTTGCAGCCAGCGGGACCCCGTGTGCTGCAGTGTGTGCATCGCTGGCCCAGTGCGCGAGTTCGCCAAACCTG GTCCGTGCTGCTGCTCCTACTCTTGTTCTTCGTCCCGGGTGTGGTTATGGCGGTGGCCTACGGGCTTATCTCCCGCGAGCTCTACTTAGGGCTCCGCTTTGATGGTGACAGTGACAACGAGAACCAGAACCGACTCCGAAGCCAAGGAGGGCCGCCGGGTGGGGCGGGACCAG GCGCTGCCCACCAGAACGGACGTTGCCGGCCAGAGCTCGGGCTGGCTGGTGAGGACGGCGATGGCTGTTACGTGCAGCTTCCGCGCTCCCGGCCTGCACTGGAGCTGTCCGCGCTGACTGCGCCCACTCCTGGGCCAGGATCCGGCCCCCGGCCCACCCAGGCCAAACTGCTAGCGAAGAAGCGCGTGGTGCGGATGTTGCTGGTGATTGTCgtcctttttttcctgtgttgGCTGCCAGTGTACAGCGCCAACACGTGGCGCGCCTTCGACGGCCCTGGTGCACACCGCGCACTTTCGGGTGCACCCATCTCTTTCATCCACTTGCTGAGCTATACCTCGGCCTGTGTTAACCCCCTGGTCTACTGCTTCATGCACCGTCGCTTTCGCCAGGCCTGCCTCGACACGTGCGCCCGCTGCTGCCCCCGGCCTCCACGAGCACGCCCCAGGCCTCTTCCAGATGAggaccctcccaccccctccattGCTTCGCTGTCTAGGCTGAGCTACACCACCATCAGCACGCTGGGGCCTGGctga